In SAR202 cluster bacterium, the genomic stretch GTGGGCGCACGAGGCGGCGGTGTCGTGAGAATAGTGAATTATGAATAGTAAATAGTGAATTATCGGACCGGGGACCGGCTGTTCAATTCACTGTTCACTATTCATAATTCACCATTTGGGCTACGCGACCCAGGAGGAGTGTTTTGAAGGTTTACATACTTGTCGATTCCGAGGGCCAGGCAGCGATAACCCGCGAGCAGGACCCTGTTAAGGTCTATGGCCCTTGGCAGGCTGACTACAACCGCCGCAGGGCAACGGACGAGACGAAGGCGTGCGTGGAAGGCGCGCTCGCCGCCGGGGCGGCGGAGATCCTCGTCCACGACTGCGGCTTTATACGCGGCGTCAGCCCTGGCGGCCTGTTGCTGTACTACGATGAGCTCCCGCGCGGCATCAAGATCGCCATGGGCGGCGCCGCCATGCACAAGGTGCTTGCCACCGACACGTTCGACGCCGTGATATTCCTCGGTCACCATGCGATGTCCGGCACCCCGAACGCCGTGATGCCGCATACGTTCAGCGCCTCCGAGGTAGAGAACATGTGGCTGAACGGGAAGAAGATCGGCGAGATCGCAGTGGAAGCGCTGCAATTCGGCGTTTTCAACGTGCCCGTCGCGATGGTCTCTGCGGACGAGGCCGGGTGCAATGAGGCGAAGGAATGGCTGGGCGACGTCGAGGTCGCGCCTACAAAGAAGGGCCTGGGCCGTCACCAGGCTATCTCCCTCCACCCCAAGGACGCCGACGAGCTTATCCGCCGGAAGACCATCGCTGCCCTCAAGCGCGTCAAGGACTTCAAGCCTTACAGGATGCCCGGCCCGCTTGAGCTGCGCGTGGACTGCTACATGGAAGACCAGGCGGACCTCCGGGCGAAGATGCCTCTCACGGAACGCATCGGCCCTAAGAGCGTCCGCATCCGGACCCAGAACCCCCTCGAGCTTACCTACCAGATGACCGCCGCAGGCTCCTGGAGCTGGCTGGGAGGGGGGGAGACAAGGTCCATCCCGCCGTGCTGGCCTATGAGGAAATGGAGAGGCTGAAGTTTTGAAGATAACTTCCCTTGAGCTGGCCGGAATCAAGTCCACACGCGAGATGGGCAAGTCCGGCCCGTCCGACCCGAAAAAGGCGGTCTCGTACCACGTCGTCGTCTTTCTGAAGACGGACGCGGGCATAACCGGGCTCGGCGAGATGTCGGATGTCAATTTCCCGGTCACCCGCGACACCGTGGCGGCGCTAAAGGGGAAGCTGGAGCCAATTCTTGTGGGCCAGTCTCCCCACGACCTCACGAAGGTGCAGACGGCCCTCCGCACCCAGAAGTGGCAGCACCAGGTGCTCTGCGGGATAGACATCGCCCTCCACGACGCCGTCGCGAAGTCATTCGGCGTGCCGGTTTACCGGATGCTGGGCGGCAAGGTCAGGGACCGCATTCCGTTCTGCTACCCGCTGGCCACCTGCAAGACCGCCGAGGACGTGGCCGCGAACCTGGGCCGTATCGAGCGCGTCACGGCCATGGGCCACATGGCCTTCCGCTACTACTTCGGCGCGGACCTGGATATGGACGAGCGCCTGCTCGAGCAGATGCGCCGCCGCTGGGGCGACGCCATCGAGCTCTCCGCGCTCGACGCCTCCGGCTGGCTGGACGTCGAAACGGCAATCACGGCCACCAACCGCCTGGCGCCCTACCGGCCGGTGCTGGTGGAGTCGCCGGTAAAGGGCCGCCACAACGCGCCCACGCAGGACTTCCTGGCCGTCAAGCTCGCCACAAAGGTGCCCATGGGCGAGCACATCGTCGATTTCGCCGTCGCTACGAGGCTCGGCGGCGCCGGCGCGGTGGACGTGTGGAACATCGGCATCGGGTATGAGGGTATCACCTTCTGCCGCAAGCTCTTCGCCCTGGCCGAGGCCTACGGGGTGAAGACTCTGCTGGGCAGCACCGTCGAGATGCAGATCGGCACCGCCGCGCGCGCCCACACGGCGGCGTCCATGCCCAACCTTCACCTCACGTGCTATCCCGCCGGCCCGCTCGTCTACCAGGAGAGCTACTCCCGGCAGCCGGTGCAGTATGATCAGGGCCACACCGTCGTCCCGGACGGCCCCGGCGTCGGCGTGGAGATAGACATGGAGAAGCTGGAGAAGCTGGCCGTTTAGCACCAGAATCCGACAATTGTGAGGTCAACACATGACGCACGCCAATATGCCGGCAATGTCCACCATACGCGCAACGGAGATCAAGCCGCCTCCTGCGTGGGCGCTCCTGCAGCGCCAGCTAATCGCTGTGCAGGAAGAGGCCGCCCGGCAGTTCGTCGCAAAGTACTGCCACCCCAACGGCCGCATCTTCTACATCCAGGACGTGGACGACGTCTACGAGATCTTCTACAACTGGGGCCTCTTCTACGCCATCGGCGGGGATGAGAGCATCTGGAAGGCGGCGCTGAAGGCGTGGAACGCCACGACGCGTTACTTCGACGACTCCACCCCACGCGACCACCGCGAGCCGGCGCACCCCGCCTTCCGCCCGCAGCTCCACAACGAGTACTACAACCAGGCGGGTCCATGCGACTGGTTCCACATGGGCGAAGGCAACATGGCGTTCTACGACATGGGCGTGGCAGACCCCACCATCGCCGAGAACGCGCGGCGCGCGCAGCGCTTCGCCGCCATGTACATGGGCGAAGACCCCGAAGCGCCCAACTACGACCCGAAGTACAAGATCATCCGCTCTCCCTTCCACAGCAGCGTCGGCCCCATGTTCCACATGGACCTGTCCCGCGTGAAGGCCTACCTCGACCCCTGGTACCGCCTGACCGGGCAGGGCATCTTTGGCTTTGCCCAGCGGTCCAACCTCCACCCGGTGGTAAAGGACCTTGAGGAGGACTGGTTCGAAGACCCCAAGCGCCGCGAGGAGATTCTGAAGATCTTCTCCGAGGTGGTGCTGGATGGCGACGTTGCGGATAACCTGGCCGCGACCGCGCTCGTGACCAACGCTTACCTGTACACAGGCAACGAGCGCTTCAAACGATGGGTGCTCGAGTACACGGACGCCTGGCTTGAGCGTCTGCGCCAGAACAACGGCATCCTGCCCGACAACATCGGCCCGCACGGCAAGGTAGGGGAGAAGCGCGGAGGGCAGTGGTGGGGCGGCCTGTACGGATGGAACAGCCGGTGGGCCGGCGACCACAACTTCATCAGCGCAACCATCGCCGCCGAGTGCGCCGTGCTGCTCACCGGCGACTTCAAATACATGGAGCTCATGCGCTCCCAGATCAAAGTCCTTCTGGATAACGCCAGGGTGGAGCCTGACGGGCAGGTGCTTGCGCCCCGGCGAATGACCGAGGAAGGCTGGTCGGAGTACGAGCCCGTCAAGATACTGGAGTTGGCCCACGTGTGGCACGCCACGCTGTCGAAGGAAGACCGCGACCTGATGGCCCGTATACGCGAGGGCGACAAGCAGCGGAACTGGAACGATGTGAAGCCGGAGCCGGGCCGCCGGGGCGGAAACCTGGAGCTCGCGCGGTTCCAGTACTACGACGGCATGCTGCCGGACTGGCCGGAAAAGGTGCTCCACGCCGAGCTGGAGTACGCCCAGGTCGCCCTCGCCCAGATACAGGCCGACAAGCGGGACCTCGAGACGATAGTGAAGGACAACCGCTTCCCGCCGCACAACCCCAAAACGCCGGACAGGACCGCATACGGCGGCGAGAACGCCAACCCCGTCCGCACCGTCGGCCTCACCCAGGTCACGATGGGCGCGCCCCGCAGCCTGTACAACGGCGGCCTGCTGCGTGCGACGGTGCGCTACTACGATGCCGACCGCACGCGCCCCGGCCTCCCGCCGGACGTGTCAGCGCTGGTGGACGCCCTCTCGGCCGACAAGGTGGGCATCCATCTCGTGAACACCAGCCCAACCGAGACCCGCCGCCTCATCGTCCAGGCCGGCGCGTTCGGAGAGCACCTCTTTACAGACGTGACCTACCAGGCCGCCCAGCGCAAGGAGAGCATCCTGAACCCGTTCGGCTACGTGGCCGAGAAGGTAGCGTTCAAGGAAGCGCGAGTGAAGGTCGAGGGCAAGTACTTCGCCGTGGATCTGCCGCCGATGGCGTCTGTGCGGGTGGAGGCAGGGATGGCGCGTTTCGTGAACAAGCCGTCGTACGCCCACCCGTGGCACGGCGACCGCCTGCCCCTGAGGCAGTAGGCGGAGCGGCGACTACGCCCCCGCCACCTTGCGCACGGTCCACGCCAGCTTGCCGACCTCTTCTTCCGTGTTGAAGAAGTGGCAGGAGACCCGCACGGCGGCGGGGTAGGGCACCTTGCGGACGAGGATATTGTGCCCGCCCCAGAGCCTGGCGACCAGGTCCGAAGGCACCATCCCATTCAGGGTGAAGGTCACGAGCCCCGTGCACTCCGGGCCTTCGAATCGTGATGTGACGGTCACGCCTGGGATGGCGAGGAGCTGCGCCCGCAGCCCTGCCGCCAGCGCGAGGTTGCGGCGTTCGACGTTCTCGATGCCGAACGACGTTACGAAGCGCAGTCCCTCGATGTAACCTGCCCGCAGCGGCGCGCTGGTTGTGCTTGCCCCGAACTTGGCCGCGTCCTTTGTCCTGAGCTTGTGGCCCGCCGGGAACTCGAACGCCTCAATCGACTCGTAGCCAGCGGCGTTCGACTGTATCTGAAGGGCCATCTCTTTTCGGACGTAAAGCGCGCCCGTACCGTCAGGCCCAAGCAGCCACTTTTGGCCGGGCATCGCATAAGCGTCGCAACCGATGTCGCGCGCGTCCACGGGAATGTGCCCGGCCGCCTGCGCCCCGTCCACCAGGTACCACAGCGCACGCGAGCGGGCCAGCCTGCCGATCTCCCTTACCGGCATTCGCAGACCGCTGGAGTACTGGACATGGCTGATGAAGACCATTCGCGTGCTGGGCGTCACCGCCGCCGCGAATTTCCGCGCTATGGTCAGCTGAGTATCGTCCGTCGACACCTGCACCACCCTCAGCTTTACACCGCGGTTAAGGCTTGCAAGAAGAATCGGCGCGGTGATTGAAACGTGCTCGAGGTCGCAGGTTATCACCTCGTCTCCGGGCTCCCAAGGCAGGCCGGACATCACGATGTTGATGCCCTCGGTGGTGTTCTGAGTCAGGAGCACCTACTCCGAAGCGCATCCCAGCAGGCCCGCCGTCGCCTCCCGCGCCCGCTTCATCACCGCCTGTCCGCCCTCCACCACGTCCAGCGCCGTCCGTGCGCCAAACTGCTCCATCTCCATCCGCTCCCGCACAGCGTCCACCACCGAGACCGGCGACGGCCCGGCCCACCCGGTATTCAGATACGTCATTTTCTGCGTGGTCGGTATCTGCGCGCGTATTGCGGCGATGTCCATTAGCGATACCTCCGAAGCTCTTCGGTAGGGGCGGGTCTCAAACCCGAACCTATCGGGATCCGTTCCACCGGGTGTCAGCCACCAAAACGACCCGCCGACAAAGCCGTAGAGGGAACTCACAGGTTCCCTCTACGCATACAATGCCCTATCTCTGGCCTACTACTAACCACCAACTACCAACTACTACTTCGCCTTGGCCACAAGCTCCTTCGCCTTCTCCAGCAGCTTGGACATCTCCTTACGGATTTCCGGCGTGGCGGTATCCGTGCGCGAGGGCAGGCGGGAGACGCCGCCCTTGAGTCCCGCTGCGTCCATCCAGGGCTTCACGAACACACCCTCGCCGGAGGTCTGGCCGAGGATCTTCATGTTGAGCTTCCAGTACGGGTCCTCGAAGGCGCTGTGCAGCGCGTCGGCCTCCTGGAACTTGCCGGCGGTGAGCAGCTCGTGCACCTTCCAAGAGTGCTGCGGGTAGAAGTTGGGAACGTGGCTGACCCACGCCTTCGCGCCCAGCATGTACCCGTAGGTGACCAGCGGGCCGTTGTTGACCACGCCCGCGCGCGGGATGAAGTACTTCAGGCCGGCGATGTAGTTCGGCAGGTTAGGGGAGGCCCACTTCACCGCGACGGTGTTGGGTATCTCCATCAGCTTCTCGGCCACTTCCATCGTCATGTCGTACTTGGAGCCGCTGTACCAGTGGCTGTAGGCCGCGAAGCCCACCTTCGTGTGCTTGGAGACCTCCTTGACCCACGCGATGTAGTCTTCCTGCTTCACGTCGTAGTAGTACGCCGAGCTCATCTGCACGATGTCGATTCCGACCTTCTCGCAGTGCTGGCAGAGGTCGATCGTGGTGCGGATATCCGTGCTCTGTACGCTGGCGAATGTGGGGATGCGATACCGGTTGGCGATCTCGGCTGTCGCCTTGATGACCGCCTTGCGCTCCTCAACGGTCTGCACCGTGAAGTCCCCGCCCGATCCGCAGGCGATGAACACGGTGTTGCCCGGCTTGGCGCCCTCGTCAACGATCCACTGGATGTTCCTCTGTGTGGTGTCGATGTCAAGGTCGCCGTTGTCCTTGAAGGCCGTCGCAAGGGGAATGACGACGCCGTTCATCATCTGCTTCGCTTGAGCTACTGTAATCACCTTGTGCTCCTCCTGAGTCATATCAACGTTTCTTGCTGCGGCGCATTATAGCAAACCCGCCAGCCTTCTCATCTCCCCCTCAGGGGCCCCGATTTCACCGGGGTGGCTGACAGAGAGGGTGCCGGCTGTTCGCCTTGCCGACTGCCCACTGCTCACTGCTCACTGCTCACTGCTAACTGCCTTCCTACGCCACCACCGGCCAGCCGAAGCTGATCAGCAGCTTGCGCAGGTCCGCCGTCTCCTCCGGGCTGAGCGGCAGCGACGGCGGGCGCGACACTCCCATAGGCCTGCCCAGCAGCGCCATCATCGCTTTCTTGAGCCGGCCCTGACCACCGTTCGTCTGGCGGATGCGGGTGTAGAAGTCCCAGAGCGGCTTTTCCACGGCGTTGTACTCCGCCTGCGCCTCGTCGTACCGCTTCGCTTCCAGCAGGTCCCACACCTTGAAGCTGTGCTCGGGGTGCACGTCAGTGCTGTTCTGTACGAACCCGCAGCCGCCCAGCTTGTGGTTGAGCACTGGCTGGCGGCGATTGTCGATAATGTTGAAGTGGCCGGCCAGCTCGTAAATCGCCTCGTAAGGCACGCCCGCGGGCGGCCCCCACTTGATGCCGATAACCTTCTCGAAGTCGTACATCTTCTTGAAGATCTCCGGCATGATGTCGCCGCCGGGCATCCCTGCGCGACAGTAGATCAGGATGCCGATATCGATCGCGTTGGAAAGTGCCTCAAAGTGGCGAAGGTTGTCAGCATCCGTGGGCGCATTGAATACCGGCGGCGATATCTGCAGGCCGATCGCGCCCAGGTCCTGCGCGCGCTTCGCGTCTTCTATGCAGCGCTTGGTGTCCTTGTAATGCAGTCCGGCCACAACCGCCGCCTTCCCGTCGGAGGCCTGCACCACGGTGCGGAGCAGGGCGGGCCACTCCGTATCGCGAAGCTGCGGCCCTTCGCCCATGGCGGCGGCCACCTTGATGGCGGTGCGGCCCTTCACCAGGCCGTTCGCAACCCACCAGCGGGTAAGCTCGGCCATGCGGCCCAGGTCCACCTCGAAGTCCTTGTCGAAGGCCGTCGGCACCGTCGCTATCGGGCCGCGAATCAACCGGCGAAGCTCGTTTCTATCCATTTGTTCCCTTCCTGCACCGTCTTGTCACCGGCTGTCCACTAACTTCCAACGTCTAACTACCAACTACCGGCCTTCGTCACGGGCCAGCCGAAGCCGGCGAGCAGCCTGTGCACCTCTGCCAGTTCTTGCCGCGTGGCGGGAGCCGACGGCGCGCGCGAGGAGCCGATGGGGTTACCCATCGCTGCCATCATTGCCTTTTTCATCCGCGCCTGGCCGCCGGAGTACTTCATCATCTTGGCTATCTGCTCGCGGAGCGGCTTGTAGACGGGCTCCCACATCGCCTCGGCCTCGGCGTAATTCTTCGCCTCCAGGAGGTCCCAAACCTTCAGGTCGAACTGAGGGTAGATGTCGCACGTCCAGTTGATGAACCCGCGCGCCCCCAGCTTGTGCGCCCGGACCGGCTGGGTGGTGTTGTCGATGATGTTGAGAGATTTCGCCACGTCGGATATCTGGTCGTACTCCTCGCCCTTCGGCGGCGTCCACTTGATGCCCACGACGCTTTCGAGGGCGGTCATCTTGCGGATCGTGTCCGGGTCTATGGCGCCGTTATGGTATCCCGGGACCGTGTAGACGAGGATGGGGATTTTCACGGCGTTTGACACATCCGTGTAGTGGCGGAGGATGTCTGTCTGAGTGGAGTCGTTGATGAAAGGCGTGTTTATCTGCACGCCGTCCGCGCCCAGGTCCAGCGCCTTCCTGCAGTCTTCGATCGTGCGGACGGTGTCTTTGAAATGAATGCCGCAGTACACGGTCGCCTTCCCGTTCGCGGCCTGCACGGCCGTCCGGAGCAGCAGCGGCCACTCTGTGTCGCTGAGCTGGGGACCTTCGCCCATCGCGGCGGCTACCTTAATGACGGCGCGCCCTCGCACCAGGCCGTTCGCGACCCACCACCTCACCATCTCGGCCATGCGGCCGTAGTCCACCTCGTAGTCTTTGTCGAAGGGCGTCCCGACGGTGGCTATCGGCCCCACGAGCAGCTTCTTTGCCTCTGCGCGGTTCATCTCTTGTCCTTTCCGGCCTGCTTGGACTGGAGCGACATCCGGCCCCGGTCGCTCGGCGTCATGAACTCGTCGAACTTCGCGACGAACTCCGCCAGTGACGCCTCGACGGTCGCGGCGGTCGTGTCGATCACCATCTTGTTCTTGAAATGCGACGCCTCGAACTGCTCCTCGAATTTGCCAAGGATGTACTCAACGTCTGCGTCCCGGACGACCGGGTACTCTCGCGGCTCTGCTTCCATACGCCGGCGGATGACCTCCGGCGACGCCTTTACCAGCACGTGCACGGCGTCCGGCGCCTTCTCCATCACCTCGCGTTCAACGCGGCGGGCGAGGTACTCGCGGTCTTCAGTCGTCCCCTTGTGGCCGTAGTCGTAGTACTTCGGCCCGTATATCGCGTCGTCAATCGCCCAGCCGATCATCTGGTGGTCCGGACGGGCATAGAACGACTTCTTGTTGAGGTGGTACTCGATGTTGTACCGGCTGAACATCGCCTTCAGGTTTGGCGTCAGGCCCATGAATGCACGCTTGTCCTCGTCCGTCATCTTGACGTCCGTAGTGCCCTCAAGCGCCGCATCCTTGATGTCCGGCAGCTTCCAGTGGTCGTGGAAGTTGTACTTCCCCGGCCCGAGCGTCCTCTCCGCCCACGCCGCAATCGCCTTCGAAAGCGTCGTTGTCCCCGAGTACTCACACCCGGTCAGAAACAGCCTCATATACGTCCTCTGTCTTGCCGACTACTAACTACCTACTACCAACTACCCTTTAACCGGCCATCCCCAGCTCTTCACCAGATTCCTCAGGTCCGCCAGCTCCGCGTCGTCCAGCGGAAGCGTCGGCGGGCGGGAGTCGCCCACGTCCTGGCCCATGATCTTCATGAGCCCCTTCACGACGCGCGCCTCGCCGTTGGATCGCCAGTTGGAGTGGCGGGTGTAGTAGTCGTAGAGCTTGATCGTCACGCTGTCCCAGAGCGCCTGGGCCTCGTCGTACTTCTTCGCCTCCAGGAGGTCCCACACATTGAGGTCGTGGGGTTGGTAAGCGGCAAGCGTCTCGTTGATGAAGCCGCGCCCGCCGAGCTTGTGGCAGCGGACGGGGTTAGGGCCGTTCTCGATTACGTTGAAGATATGCGCGAACTTTGTCATATCCTCGTACTTCATGTCCTTGGGCACGCCCCACTTGATCGCGACGACCTGCTCGAAGTCGGCCATCTTCATGAACGTATCGACCTCGATGCGGCCGCCCGGCCACCAGTGCGTATGGTAGATCATGATGCCGATGTCGATGGCCTTCGAGATTGCCTCGTAGTGCCGCAGGATGTCGTCCTGCGTGGGGTGGCTCATGATGGGCGGCGAGATCTGGAGGCCGATAGCGCCGAGGTCCTGGGCGCGCTTGGCATCCTCGATGGTCCGCAGCGTGTCCTTGTAGTGCAGGCCGTGCACAATTGCGGCCTTGCCGTCCGCCGCGTTCACGACGGTGCGTAGCAGCGCTGGCCACTCGTCGTCGCGCAGCATAAAGCCCTCGCCCATGGCGGCGGCGACCTTGATGACTGCGCGTCCCTTGACCACGCCGTTGGCGACCCACCACTTCGTAAGGTCGTACATCCGCCCATAGTCCACGTGGTACTCGGAGTCAAACGGCGTCGGCACCGTGGCGATGGGGCCGAGGATAAGCTTCTTTAGTTCGTTGCGGTTCATGGTGGTTATCCTAAGTTCTTTCAGAGTCGGCGGCTGTCCATTTTGTAAGCGTGTAAGCGCCGGGACTCGCCATTCGATTGGGTCCTCAGACCATCCCCTAACCCCTTCCTGCCTTCGGCGGAAGGGGAAAGAATCGACAAAGAATCTGGGGCTCCGCCCCAGACCCCGTTTCAGGGCTTCGCCCTCAGACTCCCGTGCAGGCGGCGTAGCCGCCTGCCTCAGGACCCCTTCCGTCCCAGGGAAGGCCCTTAGATCCCGATGAGTCTTCGAATCGGGAGGCAGTGGTTAGGTGGATCGAGGGCTGTTCTGCCTCGTTCCTCTCCCGTCCCTGTATCTCTCCCTCAGGGAGAGATGTCGCGATGCCCCATCGGGACAGAGAGGGTGTTGCCTTCGGATCGAAGGCTGTTCCTCCTCTCCCTTGAGGGAGAGGCCTACGGGGCCTTGTCCGTAGGGTGAGGGCTGCGGCTGTTCCTGCCCCATTCGTACCTCCCTTGACGGTAGAGGATGTCGCGCCAGCGACAGGTGAGGGTGACGGCCGCTGCACCCAGTCCCCAGCCCCTCACAGAGGCAGCGCGATCTTCTCCCCCCTCTGGGCGCTCCGTGTCACTGCCTCTGCGAACTCCATGTAAAGGAGGCCGGTCTCGAAGGTGTTCATCAATATCGGCTCCTTGCCTCGGATGGCGTTGATGAACTCTTCCTCGGCGCGCCACTTGTAGGCCTTCTTCTCGTCGATTGGCAGCTCGGCAACCGCAGTTGTACCGCGCTTGCCGCCGTAAATCTTGCTCGTCGTCATGTCGATGCGGGCAGTGCCGTTGCAGCCGAATATCCAGATGTCGCTGGGGCCCAGGCCGGTGACCTCGCTGACGCGCATATGCAGCGTTGGGCCGCTGTACATCTCGGCGATGACCTCCACGTGGTCAGGGATCGTAACGACGCGGCGCGAGCCAGCGGGGTCCTTGCGCTCCTTAACGTGCGTGCGCGTGATCGCCAACACGCTGGACGCCGGGCCGATCCATCGCATGAGGCACTCGTACCACGCGCCCATGAGCATGATGTTCATGCCGGAGAGGTCGCGGTCGTGCCGCCACGCAAACGGCACCTCGCGGTTAATGAAGCCGCCCGGGGAAAGCTCCGGCTGGTAGGCCGAGATGGAGCAGTCCACCGCGTAGATATCGCCGAAGTACCCTTCCGCGATGAGGTCCTTGATCGCGTTGTCCACCCGGAAGGTGAACGGCGCGGGGACGACCTGCGCTATGAGTTTTGGCTTGAAGCGCTGCGCCTCAACCATGTCGCGCGCCTCCTCGGCGTTCATCGCCAGGCGCGCCTCGGTGAGGACGTGCTTGTTGGACTCCAGCGCCGCGAGCACGAGCGGCATGTGCATATACGGCCACGTGCCTATGCAGATGGCGTCGGTGTCGTCCGACGCGATAAGCTCATAAGGGTCCTCGTACACCGTCTTGAGCCCGACCTCCTGCGCCACTTTCTGGCCGGACTCCTTGGAGCGGTTGGCGACGCTCACGAGCTCAACGCCCTTGATCACTTTGAAGCCCGGAATGTGCTTCTTGACGGTGTTCTTGCCTGCGCCGACGAAGCCGATGCGAATCGTGTCTGTCATGAAATTGTGGTCCTGGGTTTGAATGTAGAGACGACCCTCCGGGGCGTCTCTGTTCCTGCCTGGAATAACGGTAGCGAATGCCCGGCAATGAGACGCCCCGGAGGGTCGTCTCTACGGGGTCGCCGGAAACAGCACGCGGCCCTTGCGGTTGGTGCGCACGCGGAACAGGTATCCTTCGATCGTCGTGACGTACAGCGTCATGAGGTCGTCCTCTGCCCAGGCGCAGTTCGTGGGACGGTCCACCGGCACCTCGTGCCGCTCCAATACCTTCCCGTCAGGCGAGAAGACGTAGATCGACGGGCCCGACCCGCCCGCCTTCCAGCCTGCTGTGGCGACGATGTTGCCCTGGGTGTCCAGCTTCATCCCGTCGATACCGCGGTCCGGCCAGAAGTCGTGGAGGACACGGAATTTGCCGAGCGACCTGTCCGGGTTGACGGGGTAGGCGCGCAGCTCCTTCTTCTCGGTCTTCTCGCGGCCGCTCTGCGCCACGTACAGGGTCTTGTAGTCCAGGGAGAAGAGGATGCCGTTCGGGCGCGTCGTGTCGAAAGTAACGCGCGTGCAGGAATCGCCGCCGTGCGGCCGCGGGTCCAACCGGTATACGGAATCGTGCTCGATGTCCTTGTTCGCGCGCGTCTCGCTCTCCGGCCCGGCCGCGCCCTCGTAGTAGGGGTCCGTGAACCAGATTCTCCCGTCAGGATGTATCGCCAGGTCGTTCGGGAAGTTTAGCCGCTTGCCCTCGTAGCCGTTCACTAGCGCCGTTACGCTGCCGTCCGCCTCGTACCGCA encodes the following:
- a CDS encoding dihydrodipicolinate synthase family protein — its product is MTQEEHKVITVAQAKQMMNGVVIPLATAFKDNGDLDIDTTQRNIQWIVDEGAKPGNTVFIACGSGGDFTVQTVEERKAVIKATAEIANRYRIPTFASVQSTDIRTTIDLCQHCEKVGIDIVQMSSAYYYDVKQEDYIAWVKEVSKHTKVGFAAYSHWYSGSKYDMTMEVAEKLMEIPNTVAVKWASPNLPNYIAGLKYFIPRAGVVNNGPLVTYGYMLGAKAWVSHVPNFYPQHSWKVHELLTAGKFQEADALHSAFEDPYWKLNMKILGQTSGEGVFVKPWMDAAGLKGGVSRLPSRTDTATPEIRKEMSKLLEKAKELVAKAK
- a CDS encoding dihydrodipicolinate synthase family protein — translated: MNRNELKKLILGPIATVPTPFDSEYHVDYGRMYDLTKWWVANGVVKGRAVIKVAAAMGEGFMLRDDEWPALLRTVVNAADGKAAIVHGLHYKDTLRTIEDAKRAQDLGAIGLQISPPIMSHPTQDDILRHYEAISKAIDIGIMIYHTHWWPGGRIEVDTFMKMADFEQVVAIKWGVPKDMKYEDMTKFAHIFNVIENGPNPVRCHKLGGRGFINETLAAYQPHDLNVWDLLEAKKYDEAQALWDSVTIKLYDYYTRHSNWRSNGEARVVKGLMKIMGQDVGDSRPPTLPLDDAELADLRNLVKSWGWPVKG
- a CDS encoding SMP-30/gluconolactonase/LRE family protein, with amino-acid sequence MAWKFEQVDGPYGGVTEGPQWDGSGLLFSHIPAQRIYRYDPKRKMSTVFRENTNYANGLMFDAQGRLHACEGGGRRVVRYEADGSVTALVNGYEGKRLNFPNDLAIHPDGRIWFTDPYYEGAAGPESETRANKDIEHDSVYRLDPRPHGGDSCTRVTFDTTRPNGILFSLDYKTLYVAQSGREKTEKKELRAYPVNPDRSLGKFRVLHDFWPDRGIDGMKLDTQGNIVATAGWKAGGSGPSIYVFSPDGKVLERHEVPVDRPTNCAWAEDDLMTLYVTTIEGYLFRVRTNRKGRVLFPATP
- a CDS encoding dihydrodipicolinate synthase family protein — its product is MDRNELRRLIRGPIATVPTAFDKDFEVDLGRMAELTRWWVANGLVKGRTAIKVAAAMGEGPQLRDTEWPALLRTVVQASDGKAAVVAGLHYKDTKRCIEDAKRAQDLGAIGLQISPPVFNAPTDADNLRHFEALSNAIDIGILIYCRAGMPGGDIMPEIFKKMYDFEKVIGIKWGPPAGVPYEAIYELAGHFNIIDNRRQPVLNHKLGGCGFVQNSTDVHPEHSFKVWDLLEAKRYDEAQAEYNAVEKPLWDFYTRIRQTNGGQGRLKKAMMALLGRPMGVSRPPSLPLSPEETADLRKLLISFGWPVVA
- a CDS encoding dihydrodipicolinate synthase family protein, translated to MNRAEAKKLLVGPIATVGTPFDKDYEVDYGRMAEMVRWWVANGLVRGRAVIKVAAAMGEGPQLSDTEWPLLLRTAVQAANGKATVYCGIHFKDTVRTIEDCRKALDLGADGVQINTPFINDSTQTDILRHYTDVSNAVKIPILVYTVPGYHNGAIDPDTIRKMTALESVVGIKWTPPKGEEYDQISDVAKSLNIIDNTTQPVRAHKLGARGFINWTCDIYPQFDLKVWDLLEAKNYAEAEAMWEPVYKPLREQIAKMMKYSGGQARMKKAMMAAMGNPIGSSRAPSAPATRQELAEVHRLLAGFGWPVTKAGSW
- a CDS encoding Gfo/Idh/MocA family oxidoreductase, with amino-acid sequence MTDTIRIGFVGAGKNTVKKHIPGFKVIKGVELVSVANRSKESGQKVAQEVGLKTVYEDPYELIASDDTDAICIGTWPYMHMPLVLAALESNKHVLTEARLAMNAEEARDMVEAQRFKPKLIAQVVPAPFTFRVDNAIKDLIAEGYFGDIYAVDCSISAYQPELSPGGFINREVPFAWRHDRDLSGMNIMLMGAWYECLMRWIGPASSVLAITRTHVKERKDPAGSRRVVTIPDHVEVIAEMYSGPTLHMRVSEVTGLGPSDIWIFGCNGTARIDMTTSKIYGGKRGTTAVAELPIDEKKAYKWRAEEEFINAIRGKEPILMNTFETGLLYMEFAEAVTRSAQRGEKIALPL
- a CDS encoding aminotransferase class V-fold PLP-dependent enzyme, with amino-acid sequence MLLTQNTTEGINIVMSGLPWEPGDEVITCDLEHVSITAPILLASLNRGVKLRVVQVSTDDTQLTIARKFAAAVTPSTRMVFISHVQYSSGLRMPVREIGRLARSRALWYLVDGAQAAGHIPVDARDIGCDAYAMPGQKWLLGPDGTGALYVRKEMALQIQSNAAGYESIEAFEFPAGHKLRTKDAAKFGASTTSAPLRAGYIEGLRFVTSFGIENVERRNLALAAGLRAQLLAIPGVTVTSRFEGPECTGLVTFTLNGMVPSDLVARLWGGHNILVRKVPYPAAVRVSCHFFNTEEEVGKLAWTVRKVAGA